In the Chitinophagales bacterium genome, one interval contains:
- a CDS encoding ParB/RepB/Spo0J family partition protein — protein sequence MTNKRPDLGKGIRALLENMDSSVSNEASILGSTTNIPMDQIEVNPFQPRHDFDEVALQELSDSIKVHGVIQPITVRKIAAKKYQIIAGERRLRAAKSAGLTEIPAFIRSADDEQMLEMALIENTHREDLNAMEVAINYKRLIDECNLKQEDLAEKVGKNRTTVTNYLRLLKLPPEIQQAIKSKVISMAHARAIINVEDPLVQLHIYKETVKHDLSVRAVETLVREYTRVKKPTEKKSATLPFAYQRLQEKIASHLATKVVIQRKRLGKGEIVISFFSDTDLERLTDLLSE from the coding sequence ATGACTAATAAACGACCTGATTTAGGCAAGGGCATCCGTGCGTTGCTTGAAAATATGGATTCTTCTGTGAGTAACGAAGCATCCATTCTTGGCAGCACTACCAATATTCCCATGGATCAGATTGAGGTAAATCCGTTTCAGCCAAGACACGACTTTGACGAAGTGGCGCTGCAGGAACTTTCTGATTCTATCAAAGTGCATGGTGTAATTCAACCTATAACGGTAAGAAAAATTGCGGCGAAGAAATACCAGATTATTGCGGGTGAACGCCGGCTGCGTGCAGCTAAATCCGCCGGACTAACCGAGATTCCCGCCTTCATCCGGTCGGCCGATGATGAACAGATGCTCGAGATGGCATTAATTGAAAACACGCATCGTGAAGATCTTAATGCCATGGAAGTGGCTATTAACTACAAAAGACTGATTGATGAATGTAACCTGAAACAGGAAGACCTGGCGGAAAAAGTTGGTAAAAACCGCACTACGGTAACCAACTACCTGCGGCTGCTGAAACTGCCGCCGGAAATACAGCAGGCCATTAAAAGCAAAGTGATTAGCATGGCACACGCCCGCGCCATTATTAATGTTGAAGATCCGCTTGTTCAATTGCATATTTATAAGGAAACCGTTAAGCATGATTTATCGGTACGCGCTGTTGAAACCCTTGTGCGCGAATACACAAGGGTTAAGAAACCCACAGAAAAAAAATCGGCTACTTTGCCTTTCGCTTATCAGCGGCTGCAGGAAAAGATAGCTTCCCATCTTGCTACAAAAGTGGTGATTCAGCGTAAACGGCTTGGAAAAGGTGAAATAGTTATTTCTTTCTTTTCCGATACAGATCTTGAGCGTTTAACCGATCTCCTGAGCGAGTAA
- the dapB gene encoding 4-hydroxy-tetrahydrodipicolinate reductase, which yields MKIALLGYGKMGKMIEKCATGNREYSISLKINTANRHSISKEQLQQADVVIEFSSPDAVIENINWCLEAGMPMVIGTTGWYDDLENVKRWCREKKGAIVYASNFSIGVNIMFELNRKLAQLMRSKQEYDVSLEEVHHVHKKDAPSGTAITLANDLLKESTVKKSWLSIRDNDSAAKNHNPSELIILSRREDAVVGTHTVEYGSSADRISIRHEAFSREGFAKGALAAANWIRDKKGIFEFSEILKEI from the coding sequence ATGAAAATTGCATTACTCGGATATGGAAAAATGGGGAAGATGATTGAAAAATGTGCTACCGGAAACAGAGAATACTCAATCAGTCTGAAGATCAATACCGCAAACCGCCATTCAATCTCGAAGGAACAATTGCAGCAAGCAGATGTTGTCATTGAATTTTCATCTCCGGATGCAGTCATTGAAAACATTAATTGGTGCCTGGAGGCGGGAATGCCGATGGTTATTGGCACCACCGGCTGGTATGATGATCTCGAAAATGTTAAACGCTGGTGCAGAGAAAAGAAAGGAGCCATCGTTTATGCCAGCAATTTCAGCATCGGCGTCAATATCATGTTTGAACTCAACCGCAAGCTGGCACAACTGATGAGGTCAAAGCAGGAATATGATGTCAGTTTGGAGGAGGTGCATCATGTCCATAAAAAAGATGCTCCCAGCGGAACGGCCATCACCCTTGCGAATGACCTGTTGAAAGAATCAACAGTTAAAAAATCATGGTTAAGCATACGGGACAACGATTCAGCAGCAAAAAATCATAATCCATCTGAATTGATAATTTTGTCGCGCCGTGAAGACGCTGTAGTAGGAACGCATACTGTGGAATACGGTTCATCCGCTGATAGGATTTCCATCAGGCATGAAGCATTTTCACGGGAAGGCTTTGCAAAAGGCGCCCTCGCTGCGGCAAACTGGATCAGGGATAAAAAAGGCATTTTTGAATTTTCGGAAATATTAAAAGAGATATGA
- the lepB gene encoding signal peptidase I, with protein sequence MNWKFWQNSAAKKTKVKKSKTREWIDALIFAVIAATIIRTFVLEAYTIPTPSMEKSLMVGDFLFVSKMHYGARIPQTPLSFPFAHHTMPLIGGKSYLEWIHLPYYRLPGFQQIKNNDVVVFNYPMEDFRPVDKRENYIKRCIGIPGDTLEIRDAEVFINGRKNTDWPGQQTDYLITTDGTGINERLRKDLDIPELEPTNNPGQFRVKLSVNNYAALSKLKNVKSIEPLIWSKGLVPEALFPGDTKDFPYNIDNFGPVWIPKKGVTVGIDKKNIRLYQRLITIYEGHNLDVTKDGKVILDGKEITSYTFQMNYYWMMGDNRHDSFDSRFWGFVPEDHIVGKAWFVWMSWNKNGSFIDKIRWSRLFHGIH encoded by the coding sequence ATGAATTGGAAATTCTGGCAAAATAGCGCCGCTAAAAAAACAAAGGTTAAAAAGTCAAAGACAAGAGAATGGATTGACGCATTGATTTTTGCGGTGATTGCTGCAACAATCATCCGCACTTTTGTATTGGAAGCCTATACCATACCCACGCCCTCCATGGAAAAATCATTGATGGTAGGTGATTTTCTCTTTGTCAGCAAGATGCATTATGGTGCGCGCATTCCGCAGACGCCGCTTTCCTTTCCATTCGCCCATCATACCATGCCATTAATTGGCGGAAAATCATACCTGGAATGGATTCATCTCCCCTATTATCGCCTGCCCGGCTTTCAGCAGATCAAAAACAATGATGTGGTGGTTTTTAATTACCCTATGGAAGACTTCAGGCCTGTAGATAAACGTGAAAATTATATTAAGCGCTGTATCGGCATTCCCGGAGATACCCTGGAAATCAGGGATGCTGAAGTGTTTATTAATGGCCGGAAAAATACAGATTGGCCAGGGCAGCAGACAGACTACCTTATTACAACAGACGGCACCGGCATTAATGAAAGATTACGTAAGGATCTTGATATTCCTGAATTGGAACCTACCAATAACCCGGGCCAATTTCGGGTGAAGTTGTCAGTTAATAATTATGCGGCACTGTCTAAACTTAAGAATGTAAAATCGATTGAACCTCTGATATGGTCTAAGGGTCTCGTACCGGAAGCGTTATTCCCGGGCGACACAAAAGATTTTCCTTATAACATTGATAATTTCGGGCCGGTCTGGATTCCGAAAAAAGGGGTGACAGTAGGTATCGACAAAAAAAATATACGGTTATATCAGCGGCTCATCACGATTTATGAAGGTCATAATCTCGATGTCACTAAAGATGGCAAGGTAATTCTTGATGGAAAAGAAATTACATCCTACACTTTTCAGATGAATTATTATTGGATGATGGGTGATAACCGCCACGATTCTTTTGACTCAAGGTTTTGGGGATTTGTACCCGAAGACCATATTGTCGGCAAAGCATGGTTTGTCTGGATGTCATGGAATAAAAACGGTTCATTCATCGACAAAATCAGGTGGAGCAGGTTGTTTCATGGCATACATTAA
- the lepB gene encoding signal peptidase I — protein MFRFRSKDNRAAARQKKSRLREWTEAVLFAVIAAIVIRTFVVEAYTIPTASMEKTLLIGDFLFVSKLHYGARIPVTPLSVPFVHNTLPFTNGNSYTEWISIPYKRLPGFQKIKRNDIIVFNYPLEDSRPVDKKENYIKRCVAVAGDTLEIRNAEIFINGKRSSGFPGQQQEYSVITDGTDIKQYFLESLDITEFSRLSNPGEFRASLTKSAVDSVLALKNVQSVTTVIQQKSHAPEVIFPQDQLHFDWSVDNLGPIWIPSKGSTITLDSGNIALYQRIISRYEKHVLTIDKDGHILIDGKATAQYTFTMNYYWMMGDNRHNSLDSRYWGFVPEDHIVGKAWFIWMSLKSEATGFDKVRWDRIFQSIH, from the coding sequence ATGTTCAGATTCAGATCAAAGGATAACAGGGCTGCTGCAAGGCAAAAAAAATCCCGCCTGCGCGAATGGACGGAAGCAGTTTTGTTTGCTGTGATCGCCGCCATTGTCATTCGCACTTTTGTGGTGGAAGCTTACACTATTCCAACAGCATCCATGGAGAAAACTTTGCTGATCGGAGATTTTTTGTTTGTAAGCAAATTGCATTATGGCGCCAGGATACCGGTAACACCACTCAGCGTTCCGTTTGTTCATAATACACTTCCGTTTACCAATGGAAATTCATACACCGAGTGGATCAGTATCCCGTATAAGAGGCTTCCCGGTTTTCAGAAGATCAAGCGTAATGATATCATAGTCTTTAACTATCCGCTGGAAGACTCCCGGCCTGTTGACAAAAAGGAAAACTACATTAAGCGATGTGTGGCTGTTGCAGGCGATACGCTGGAAATCAGGAATGCTGAAATATTCATTAATGGAAAAAGAAGCAGCGGCTTTCCAGGGCAGCAGCAGGAATATTCCGTAATCACTGATGGTACCGATATCAAACAGTATTTTCTCGAATCACTTGACATTACCGAATTTTCCCGGCTCTCTAACCCGGGTGAGTTTCGTGCAAGCCTTACAAAGTCAGCCGTTGATTCAGTGCTTGCGTTAAAAAATGTGCAATCTGTTACAACGGTAATTCAACAGAAAAGTCATGCGCCGGAAGTCATTTTTCCGCAAGATCAATTGCATTTCGACTGGTCTGTAGATAATCTCGGGCCGATATGGATTCCAAGTAAAGGATCGACAATCACCCTCGATTCAGGCAACATTGCGCTTTATCAAAGAATCATTTCCAGGTATGAAAAGCATGTTCTTACAATTGATAAAGACGGCCATATTCTGATTGACGGTAAAGCAACTGCACAATATACCTTCACCATGAATTATTATTGGATGATGGGCGATAACCGTCATAATTCGCTCGATTCGCGCTATTGGGGATTCGTTCCCGAGGATCATATTGTCGGAAAAGCCTGGTTTATCTGGATGTCGCTGAAGTCGGAAGCAACCGGCTTTGACAAAGTAAGATGGGACCGGATCTTTCAAAGTATTCACTAG
- a CDS encoding DoxX family membrane protein produces MNLTTIGRILFGLTVAFFGVGHLTSADAMSGMIPSFLSGIAVPMVYLTGICLLAAAVSFIINRYTYYSGILLAVFLIIIVITVHMPGLSDPATAQMSVSMVVKDTAMAAAALMVAGIGKKS; encoded by the coding sequence ATGAATCTAACTACTATTGGACGCATTCTCTTTGGATTAACCGTTGCTTTCTTTGGCGTAGGTCACTTAACCAGCGCTGATGCAATGAGCGGCATGATACCTTCCTTCCTTTCAGGTATTGCAGTACCGATGGTTTATCTAACCGGTATCTGCCTGCTTGCTGCTGCGGTTAGTTTTATCATTAACCGTTATACTTATTACTCCGGGATTTTATTGGCTGTTTTTCTCATCATCATTGTCATTACCGTTCATATGCCGGGTCTTTCAGATCCTGCAACGGCACAAATGTCGGTGAGCATGGTGGTGAAGGATACTGCGATGGCAGCAGCAGCGCTGATGGTAGCAGGTATAGGTAAGAAATCCTGA
- a CDS encoding gliding motility-associated C-terminal domain-containing protein has translation MIKKILPVLLLLSCVRLASGQNISGIINSYAQVTAIAGTTFTTVSSAGFAVGDKIIVIQMKGASITTANTSAYGDITNLNNAGNWEFATISAINGNDITVASPLVKTYTVNAKVQLVTVPTYCSVNIIDTLTCKAWDGLTGGVLAFVSGGTVNMNADINVSGKGFRPGTACNTGFFACNNANWFINPTNCLGGWKGEGIAEYVNNPQSGGRAKLANGGGGANPGNNGGGGGGNAGAGGLGGFEDNSCGATTVQGIGGLGLNYTLGKIFLGGAGGNGTGNDAQPIFPGTHGGGIVMISANTIEPNGFSIRAEGADQLNLTSDEGAGGGGGGGVVVLDVQNVLSPLIVSANGGDGGSISNNLVLTGCQGPGGGGGGGVLWTSGAAVPANVLFSANGGAAGLIVQPFSFCYLTTYGATDGEPGTTIFNFPPQPLPLSSNPVSLGSDFNICPLGSDTIAPGPGYSSFTWQDGSTDSFYVVTDSGSYILTAADMGGCFSSDTIHIGFLPPSTYSMGNDTVVCKGQLVILDAGAGFATYLWQDMSTNQTYNAINAGTYSVTVTDTDGCIKLSTIKVNNFGIAPLEIGNDTSLCVGDKVIFNGGAFSDYVWQDGSKGPIFTATAPGIYYVTVTDFNGCVQSDTAEIISFYPQPPDAFLTDTVLCTSEFILLEGPLGYASYLWTDGSTTSAITVVKPDVYGLTITSSDGCSSSDSTIVSLKCPTSIYMPTAFTPNGDGINDTYIPIGYNITSYNIIIYNRWGKVVYVSSDFTVGWDGRSKDIKCETGTYIYSVSWTGSLDGKPSSGTLKGNLTLIR, from the coding sequence ATGATAAAAAAAATACTGCCTGTTCTTCTTTTGCTTAGTTGTGTCCGGTTGGCTTCCGGTCAGAACATCAGTGGCATCATCAACAGTTATGCACAGGTTACCGCAATTGCAGGCACTACCTTCACCACGGTATCTTCTGCCGGATTCGCGGTTGGCGATAAGATTATTGTGATTCAGATGAAAGGTGCGTCAATTACCACCGCCAATACATCCGCTTACGGTGATATCACGAACCTCAACAATGCCGGCAACTGGGAATTTGCCACTATTTCCGCTATCAATGGCAACGACATTACAGTTGCATCGCCTTTAGTAAAGACTTATACGGTGAATGCAAAAGTTCAGCTGGTAACTGTTCCTACATATTGTTCGGTGAATATCATTGATACATTAACCTGCAAAGCCTGGGATGGGTTAACCGGTGGAGTGCTGGCCTTTGTATCAGGCGGCACGGTTAACATGAATGCAGATATCAATGTAAGCGGAAAAGGTTTCCGGCCGGGTACTGCCTGTAATACGGGTTTCTTTGCCTGCAATAATGCTAACTGGTTTATTAATCCAACCAATTGCCTTGGGGGCTGGAAAGGTGAAGGCATTGCTGAATATGTCAATAATCCTCAGAGCGGTGGACGTGCTAAACTCGCCAATGGCGGTGGCGGTGCAAATCCCGGAAACAATGGCGGCGGTGGTGGTGGAAATGCCGGTGCAGGCGGATTAGGAGGATTTGAGGATAACAGTTGCGGTGCAACCACCGTACAGGGTATTGGAGGTTTGGGATTAAACTATACGCTGGGTAAGATTTTTTTAGGCGGTGCTGGCGGCAATGGAACCGGCAACGATGCGCAACCTATTTTTCCCGGTACACACGGCGGTGGAATCGTGATGATTTCAGCCAATACGATTGAACCTAATGGATTTTCTATCAGGGCAGAAGGTGCTGATCAGCTCAATCTGACAAGCGATGAGGGTGCGGGCGGAGGTGGTGGTGGCGGCGTGGTGGTGCTCGATGTACAAAATGTGCTTTCACCATTGATAGTTTCTGCCAATGGAGGCGATGGCGGATCAATATCCAATAACCTGGTACTTACCGGATGCCAGGGACCTGGCGGTGGTGGTGGAGGTGGTGTGCTGTGGACTTCCGGTGCAGCAGTACCGGCCAATGTATTATTCTCCGCGAATGGCGGTGCTGCAGGACTTATCGTTCAGCCATTCAGTTTCTGTTATCTCACTACCTATGGGGCAACGGATGGTGAACCCGGAACAACCATCTTCAACTTTCCGCCTCAGCCACTTCCGCTGTCGTCAAATCCGGTGAGTTTAGGCAGTGATTTTAATATTTGTCCGCTTGGCAGTGATACCATTGCCCCCGGACCCGGATACAGCTCTTTTACCTGGCAGGATGGCTCCACTGATTCCTTTTATGTAGTCACCGATTCGGGCAGCTATATTCTCACGGCCGCTGATATGGGAGGATGTTTCAGCTCCGATACCATACACATCGGTTTCCTGCCGCCATCAACGTACAGCATGGGCAATGATACGGTGGTTTGCAAAGGACAACTGGTGATACTCGATGCCGGCGCCGGTTTTGCCACTTACCTGTGGCAGGATATGTCAACTAATCAGACTTACAATGCGATCAATGCAGGAACATACTCAGTAACTGTTACTGATACGGATGGTTGTATCAAACTCAGTACCATCAAGGTTAACAATTTCGGAATAGCACCGCTCGAAATCGGCAACGACACTTCGCTTTGCGTTGGCGACAAAGTGATCTTTAATGGAGGTGCCTTTTCTGATTATGTCTGGCAGGATGGCTCCAAAGGGCCCATTTTCACTGCAACGGCTCCGGGAATTTATTATGTCACGGTAACAGATTTTAACGGTTGTGTTCAATCAGATACAGCAGAAATAATCTCCTTCTATCCGCAGCCGCCGGATGCCTTCTTAACCGACACGGTACTCTGCACCAGTGAGTTTATCCTGCTGGAAGGTCCGCTTGGGTATGCCAGCTACTTGTGGACAGATGGTTCTACAACGAGTGCTATCACCGTAGTAAAACCCGATGTATACGGCCTCACCATAACGTCATCAGATGGCTGTTCGAGCAGCGACAGTACCATCGTTTCCCTGAAATGCCCAACCAGTATTTATATGCCTACTGCATTTACGCCCAATGGCGATGGTATTAATGACACCTATATTCCAATAGGTTACAACATCACTTCCTATAATATAATCATCTATAACCGATGGGGAAAAGTTGTTTATGTTTCTTCTGATTTCACTGTTGGCTGGGATGGCAGATCAAAGGATATAAAGTGTGAAACCGGAACATATATCTATTCAGTCAGCTGGACCGGCTCACTCGATGGCAAGCCATCATCGGGTACGTTAAAAGGTAATTTGACTCTGATCAGATAA
- a CDS encoding SRPBCC family protein, whose amino-acid sequence MKTLKRIGIFLVVFLAILLVISFFLPSKVHVERMAVINAQPEIVFKQVNNLHNWNSWMPWNKLDPDMKIKYYGPEEGAGSGYSWTSENSQVGKGKLSITESKQNESITTSMNFTENGEATGTFTFEPVNGSTKIIWGMDMDMGMNPVAKYLGLFMDQMIGADFEKGLSDLKKVSESYSPPAMPELNASPEDSLTAGKP is encoded by the coding sequence ATGAAAACCTTAAAGCGAATCGGAATTTTCCTGGTGGTGTTTTTGGCGATACTGCTGGTCATCTCATTTTTCCTGCCGTCCAAAGTACATGTGGAACGCATGGCGGTTATCAATGCGCAGCCTGAGATCGTCTTTAAGCAGGTGAATAATCTGCATAACTGGAACAGCTGGATGCCATGGAATAAGCTTGATCCCGATATGAAGATCAAATATTACGGACCTGAAGAAGGCGCAGGATCAGGTTACTCGTGGACAAGTGAAAACAGTCAGGTAGGGAAGGGGAAACTCTCTATTACAGAGAGTAAGCAAAATGAATCCATAACCACTTCAATGAATTTTACCGAAAACGGAGAAGCAACCGGTACTTTTACATTCGAGCCGGTGAATGGTAGTACAAAGATTATCTGGGGTATGGATATGGATATGGGTATGAACCCTGTAGCAAAGTATCTTGGTTTGTTTATGGATCAGATGATCGGCGCCGATTTTGAAAAAGGATTGTCTGACCTGAAGAAGGTATCGGAAAGCTATTCACCGCCTGCAATGCCGGAGTTGAATGCATCACCTGAGGATTCTTTAACCGCCGGAAAACCTTAA
- the bshC gene encoding bacillithiol biosynthesis cysteine-adding enzyme BshC, translated as MQKTTVPYADTGYFNKAVTDYTGGDPGIQPFYGYAPIAGSIPAIIAGRNRFPLYRAQLHDALMGQYAPFQDSDKYDQTIINIGRLKESNTYTVVTAHQPNLFLGPLYLIYKIISAINLSRRLNEEFRESHFIPVYWIGSEDHDKEELNHIQLFSKTITWNTDQQGAFGRMKTASLDTVIAEIRNVLGDSEGAGRCLQLLENCYLQEATVSGATKKMLYHFFAADGLVIVDGDDPALKQIFKPVIKQELSRQFSFEAVNSTTAKFSESYQAQITPREINLFYLHENIRQRIVREQGQWKVLNTSLVFTEEELMSLVDNSPERFSPNVVLRPVYQEMLLPNLVFIGGGAEVTYWMQLKNVFAAADVAFPMLLLRNSVLWVDESNVVKMKKAGLSYTEIFKPAASLINQYLSVQAGDLISLAKEKQQLNMLMEQVMKQALQLDAGLKSAVEAENVKTQKSLESLEEKMKKAARRKEEVAVQQLRTLKEKLFPTGSLQERHDSFLTYYAKYGDQFISALKLHLDPMEQQFTILSEE; from the coding sequence ATGCAAAAGACCACTGTTCCGTATGCCGATACGGGATATTTTAACAAAGCAGTTACGGATTATACCGGCGGCGATCCCGGCATACAGCCATTTTACGGTTATGCGCCTATTGCCGGATCTATTCCGGCGATAATAGCCGGCCGCAACAGGTTTCCCTTGTATCGAGCCCAGTTGCATGATGCACTGATGGGCCAATATGCTCCATTTCAGGATAGTGATAAATACGATCAGACTATCATCAATATCGGCCGGTTGAAGGAAAGCAATACTTACACGGTAGTGACCGCGCATCAGCCCAACCTTTTTCTCGGTCCGCTGTACCTCATTTACAAAATCATCAGTGCGATTAATCTTTCACGAAGGCTGAATGAGGAATTTCGTGAATCTCATTTTATCCCTGTGTACTGGATCGGGAGCGAAGATCATGATAAGGAGGAACTGAATCATATTCAGCTTTTCTCCAAAACAATTACATGGAATACAGATCAGCAAGGGGCTTTTGGCAGGATGAAGACGGCCTCACTCGACACAGTCATTGCTGAAATCAGGAATGTATTGGGAGATTCGGAAGGCGCCGGACGCTGTCTTCAACTGCTGGAAAACTGTTACCTGCAGGAGGCAACAGTTTCCGGAGCCACAAAGAAAATGCTCTATCATTTTTTTGCTGCTGACGGACTGGTAATCGTGGATGGTGATGATCCGGCATTGAAGCAAATTTTTAAACCTGTGATTAAGCAGGAGTTGTCACGACAGTTTTCCTTTGAAGCGGTGAACAGCACCACAGCTAAGTTCAGTGAAAGCTATCAGGCACAGATTACGCCGCGGGAGATCAATTTGTTTTACCTGCATGAAAATATCCGGCAACGGATTGTGCGGGAGCAAGGGCAATGGAAGGTACTGAATACTTCACTTGTGTTTACGGAGGAGGAACTGATGTCTTTAGTGGATAACTCTCCGGAGCGGTTCAGCCCGAATGTGGTGTTGCGCCCCGTTTACCAGGAAATGTTATTGCCCAACCTTGTTTTTATTGGCGGAGGTGCTGAGGTTACTTATTGGATGCAGTTGAAAAATGTGTTCGCAGCAGCAGACGTGGCTTTCCCGATGTTGCTGCTGCGCAATTCCGTTTTATGGGTGGATGAAAGCAACGTTGTGAAAATGAAGAAGGCGGGACTTTCCTATACGGAAATTTTCAAGCCTGCAGCATCGCTGATTAATCAATATCTGTCTGTGCAGGCAGGTGATTTGATTTCCCTGGCAAAAGAAAAGCAGCAATTGAATATGTTGATGGAGCAGGTGATGAAGCAGGCCTTGCAGCTCGATGCCGGATTGAAAAGCGCGGTGGAGGCGGAAAATGTGAAAACGCAAAAATCTCTGGAGTCACTGGAAGAGAAAATGAAGAAGGCTGCCAGGCGAAAAGAAGAAGTGGCGGTGCAGCAATTGAGAACACTGAAGGAAAAATTATTTCCCACCGGCAGCCTGCAGGAACGCCATGATAGTTTTCTGACTTACTATGCGAAATATGGAGACCAGTTTATTTCAGCTTTGAAGTTGCATCTTGACCCAATGGAACAGCAGTTCACGATATTGTCGGAGGAATAG
- the htpG gene encoding molecular chaperone HtpG, with protein sequence MSKGTIQVHTENIFPIIKKFLYSDHEIFLRELVSNAVDATQKLKALSTMSEFKGELGDLTIEVIIDKTAKTLAIRDHGIGMTGEEIEKYITQIAFSGAEEFVEHYKEKSNAQLIGHFGLGFYSAFMVSSSVEIVSRSYREQSKAVRWECDGSPDYTMDDAEKDERGTDIILHIADDSMEFLDELRIKNLLKKYCKFLPVEIKFEKEVINNTQPAWIRKPASLTDNDYRLFYRELYPFAEDPLFHIHLNVDYPFHLTGILYFPKLRNNFEQQKDRIQLYSNQVFVTDAVENIVPDFLMLMKGVIDSPDIPLNVSRSYLQSDANVKKISAHISKKVAEKLEELFKADRADFESKWDDVKIFIQYGMLSDEKFYERAAKFCLLKTNTGKYYTLEEFAAKIKPLQTDKNGKLVYLYTSDAVLQHSYVAVAETRGYEVLLMDSPVDPHFIGMLERKLDDASFARVDADIIDKLIDKEEAMPSKLSKEQQDALKQLIETMADKEKFSVSFESLNEKEAPVMITREEFTRRMKEMSAIGGMNFMGDMKEHYNLVVNTNSPVIAKALLETDSTRQQQLIRQSLDLAMLSQNLLKGEELTGFINRSLELMS encoded by the coding sequence ATGTCTAAAGGAACCATACAGGTACATACAGAGAATATCTTTCCCATCATCAAGAAATTTTTGTACAGCGATCATGAGATATTCCTCCGCGAGCTGGTATCTAATGCCGTAGATGCTACCCAGAAACTGAAAGCATTAAGTACGATGTCGGAGTTCAAGGGCGAATTGGGGGATCTGACAATCGAGGTGATAATCGATAAAACGGCAAAAACACTGGCCATCCGAGACCATGGAATCGGGATGACTGGGGAAGAGATCGAGAAATACATTACACAGATCGCATTTTCCGGCGCTGAGGAGTTCGTTGAACACTATAAGGAGAAAAGCAATGCTCAGCTGATCGGACACTTTGGTCTCGGTTTCTATTCTGCTTTTATGGTTTCTTCATCAGTAGAAATCGTCTCCAGGTCTTACAGGGAACAGTCTAAAGCCGTTCGATGGGAATGTGACGGAAGCCCTGATTATACCATGGATGATGCGGAAAAGGACGAGCGTGGCACGGATATTATCTTACACATTGCCGATGATTCCATGGAGTTCCTGGACGAATTGCGTATTAAGAACCTGCTTAAAAAGTATTGTAAATTTTTGCCTGTTGAAATAAAGTTTGAAAAGGAAGTTATCAATAATACGCAGCCTGCCTGGATCAGGAAGCCGGCTTCGCTGACAGATAATGATTACCGTTTATTCTACCGGGAGTTATACCCTTTTGCCGAAGATCCTTTATTTCACATCCACCTGAATGTTGATTATCCTTTTCACCTGACAGGCATCTTATACTTTCCTAAACTGAGGAATAATTTCGAACAGCAAAAAGACCGCATTCAGCTATACAGCAACCAGGTTTTTGTTACAGATGCCGTTGAGAACATTGTGCCTGATTTCCTGATGTTGATGAAGGGTGTGATAGATTCACCTGATATACCACTGAATGTTTCCCGAAGCTACCTGCAGAGTGATGCGAATGTTAAAAAGATCAGCGCTCATATTTCAAAAAAGGTAGCAGAAAAGCTGGAAGAACTGTTCAAAGCAGATCGCGCCGACTTTGAAAGCAAATGGGATGATGTCAAAATTTTTATTCAGTATGGAATGTTGTCCGATGAGAAATTTTACGAACGAGCCGCCAAATTCTGTCTGCTGAAAACAAATACCGGTAAGTATTATACGCTGGAAGAATTTGCTGCGAAAATAAAACCGCTGCAAACTGATAAAAACGGCAAGCTTGTTTATCTCTACACATCAGATGCAGTGCTGCAGCATTCTTATGTGGCTGTTGCGGAAACCCGCGGATATGAAGTTTTGCTGATGGACAGCCCTGTTGATCCTCATTTTATCGGCATGCTTGAACGCAAGCTGGATGATGCCTCCTTCGCAAGGGTTGATGCAGACATCATTGATAAACTTATCGACAAAGAAGAAGCAATGCCATCCAAACTCTCCAAAGAGCAGCAGGATGCATTGAAGCAGCTTATTGAAACTATGGCGGATAAAGAAAAATTTTCGGTATCGTTTGAGTCGCTTAACGAAAAGGAAGCGCCCGTAATGATTACCAGGGAAGAGTTTACACGCCGTATGAAGGAGATGAGTGCTATCGGTGGCATGAACTTTATGGGTGATATGAAAGAACACTATAATCTTGTTGTAAATACGAATAGCCCTGTTATCGCCAAAGCATTGCTGGAAACTGATTCTACGAGGCAACAGCAGCTGATCAGGCAGTCATTGGATCTTGCCATGCTCTCACAAAATCTCTTGAAAGGTGAAGAACTCACCGGCTTTATTAACCGTAGCCTGGAGTTGATGTCATAA